A region from the Aegilops tauschii subsp. strangulata cultivar AL8/78 chromosome 5, Aet v6.0, whole genome shotgun sequence genome encodes:
- the LOC109769865 gene encoding NDR1/HIN1-like protein 12, producing the protein MPPQPQTGTAAAAGGRIAQRTRDSCVAVFCSRLCSLLLAVILVAGVALFVAWLSLRPHRPRFALASFSLSGPVPGGQAAFNVSDRNPNRHIGIYYDGATRASLRFYDALVASGPAFPAGWYQPNMTTISIAGVLDVVGPTPADPAAWHSFSAALHAGRLPLRLELTFTGVRFRVSSVFHSGRQRMHVKCDLLVGADGNLLGESVGTSCDRYF; encoded by the coding sequence ATGCCGCCGCAGCCGCAAACAGGAACAGCAGCGGCGGCAGGAGGTCGCATCGCGCAGCGCACCCGGGACAGCTGCGTGGCCGTCTTCTGCAGCAGGCTCTGCTCCCTCCTCCTCGCCGTCATCCTCGTGGCCGGCGTCGCGCTCTTCGTGGCCTGGCTCAGCCTCCGCCCACACCGCCCGCGCTTCGCCCTCGCCTCCTTCTCCCTCTCCGGCCCGGTCCCGGGGGGGCAGGCCGCCTTCAACGTGTCGGACCGCAACCCCAACCGCCACATCGGCATCTACTACGACGGCGCCACGCGTGCCTCCCTCCGCTTCTACGACGCGCTGGTCGCCTCCGGCCCGGCCTTCCCCGCCGGCTGGTACCAGCCCAACATGACCACCATCTCCATCGCCGGCGTGCTCGACGTCGTCGGCCCCAcgcccgccgaccccgccgcctggCACTCCTTCTCCGCCGCGCTCCACGCGGGGCGGCTCCCCCTGCGCCTGGAGCTCACCTTCACAGGCGTCCGGTTCAGAGTCAGCAGCGTTTTCCACTCGGGGCGGCAGAGGATGCATGTCAAGTGCGACCTGCTCGTGGGCGCCGACGGCAACCTGCTCGGCGAATCCGTGGGGACATCCTGCGACAGATACTTTTGA